The following proteins are encoded in a genomic region of Ananas comosus cultivar F153 linkage group 25, ASM154086v1, whole genome shotgun sequence:
- the LOC109703481 gene encoding proteoglycan 4-like produces the protein MVSAPAGLGMAAAPEVKVYYGKPIQLDVSRVLACLYEKDVKFKPIDTFQGKPMPADLIKLQASTRSQVIGFEDGPIFLHDSRAICRYVAEKYADRGNKYLLGRDLLERASIEQWLKLEEQSFNPPSWELILYIAFGPHISNSAPDRALITQSERKLAKVLDIYEQRLSQSRYLAGDEFTLADLNHLPNSYYLATTGYRDYLFDERTNVKRWFEDISDRQSWTKVVELMTEETGLKVHKEPTAIEKDASKPRKPSIEVKKDVASRQKPEKVFLVPPPTSLVSLVSPPAESVEPRSDTPQDVAPTTPEKVPTFEQATKVVPPIKETATAREASAQPALEAPTTPRAAKPSTQPPPTTSAVSAKPRYDTPPDVAPTTPEKAATSKQPPDIAPPTKETVTTREVSTQPALEAPTPRAAKPSTQPPPPTPPTESAGPRYDTPQDVAPTTPEKVATSKQPPDVAPPTKETATTREASTQPALGAQTPQAAKASTQPSPTTQPTEQVPTFPQVQAAKEATRTTQSELEGATSQQQNVTEQFPSRPLASQTATQPPKSISTTKPAGPTARIEQAGAQQEAAAKKITGQTSEKSQLADKITGQEVEEAAAQSKKSAATTDKSTTETTSSSQTAMRTKSSDNTATEQVQAQEKSTPSLIPSDLMVNREAADQSKKSVSTTEKSFMEKNSYSQTGVRRESTDNTITNKSTTKTATSSQMATRTETTDKTTTEQAQSQERQRRDQMDSKTAPQAPDDSKEPASSDTQSSTQTTNNSKRGTAALTNGKTATETIQTSSLSNGELSSYKTSTSETSKESLSTEKAHSQEAQKAEKSITQSAEPASSTGKSSPETRTPSKRQGQTPSISETTGTRTQSGVAHTSESTQSPNSGNFGAKTDTSIDSNSKSDSPLQS, from the exons ATGGTGTCGGCTCCGGCGGGGCTGGGGATGGCGGCGGCGCCAGAAGTGAAGGTGTACTATGGAAAGCCGATTCAACTCGACGTGTCGAGGGTGCTCGCGTGCCTCTACGAGAAGGACGTCAAGTTCAAACCCATCGATACGTTCCAGGGCAAGCCTATGCCCGCCGACCTGATCAAGCTTCAG GCGTCGACGAGATCTCAAGTCATCGGTTTCGAAGATGGGCCCATATTTCTGCACG ATTCCCGAGCAATATGTCGCTACGTTGCTGAAAAGTACGCAGATCGTGGGAATAAATACCTGCTGGGAAGAGATCTGCTGGAGAGGGCTTCAATCGAACAGTGGCTCAAGTTGGAGGAGCAGAGCTTCAACCCACCGAGCTGGGAACTCATCTTGTACATCGCCTTCGGTCCCCATATAAGCAACAGCGCGCCCGATCGAGCTCTGATTACACAGAGCGAGCGGAAGCTGGCCAAGGTGCTCGACATTTACGAGCAAAGGCTGAGTCAGAGTAGATATCTGGCCGGCGACGAATTCACCCTAGCAGATCTCAATCACCTCCCCAACTCTTACTACCTCGCCACTACTGGTTATAGGGATTACCTTTTTGACGAGAGGACGAACGTCAAGAGGTGGTTTGAAGATATCTCCGATCGGCAGTCATGGACTAAGGTGGTGGAGTTAATGACTGAAGAGACTGGACTGAAAGTGCATAAGGAGCCCACTGCTATCGAAAAAGATGCTTCCAAACCCCGGAAGCCCTCTATTGAAGTAAAGAAGGATGTGGCTTCCAGACAAAAGCCTGAGAAGGTCTTTTTAGTTCCACCTCCGACCAGTTTGGTCAGTTTGGTTTCTCCACCAGCTGAAAGTGTCGAGCCTCGATCTGATACTCCTCAAGATGTTGCTCCCACCACTCCAGAAAAGGTGCCCACATTTGAACAAGCCACCAAAGTAGTTCCTCCGATTAAAGAAACAGCCACCGCTCGTGAAGCTAGCGCACAACCAGCCTTAGAAGCTCCGACCACCCCTCGAGCAGCTAAACCTTCTACACAGCCTCCACCTACTACATCAGCTGTAAGTGCCAAGCCTCGATATGACACTCCTCCAGATGTTGCTCCCACCACTCCAGAAAAGGCCGCTACATCCAAACAACCCCCCGACATAGCTCCTCCGACTAAAGAAACAGTCACCACTCGTGAAGTTAGTACACAGCCAGCTTTAGAAGCTCCGACCCCTCGAGCAGCTAAACCTTCCACACAGCCTCCACCTCCTACTCCACCAACTGAAAGTGCCGGGCCTCGATATGATACTCCTCAAGATGTTGCTCCCACCACTCCAGAAAAGGTCGCTACATCCAAACAACCCCCCGACGTAGCTCCTCCGACTAAAGAAACAGCCACCACTCGTGAAGCTAGCACACAGCCAGCTTTGGGAGCTCAGACCCCTCAAGCAGCCAAAGCTTCTACACAGCCTTCACCTACTACTCAACCAACCGAGCAAGTGCCTACTTTTCCTCAAGTTCAAGCGGCAAAGGAAGCTACTCGTACAACTCAGAGCGAACTCGAAGGTGCTACAAGCCAGCAACAAAATGTTACCGAACAGTTCCCATCTCGTCCACTTGCTTCCCAAACAGCAACTCAGCCACCTAAATCAATTTCTACAACTAAGCCGGCCGGTCCAACTGCTCGTATTGAACAGGCGGGAGCTCAACAAGAAGCAGCGGCCAAGAAGATCACTGGCCAAACTTCTGAAAAGTCACAGCTTGCTGATAAGATCACCGGCCAAGAAGTTGAAGAAGCTGCTGCTCAATCCAAAAAGTCAGCCGCAACAACTGATAAGTCAACCACGGAAACGACCAGTTCTTCTCAGACAGCCATGAGAACAAAGTCTAGTGACAATACCGCCACTGAACAAGTTCAAGCCCAAGAGAAGTCTACACCGTCACTAATACCAAGTGATCTGATGGTCAATAGAGAAGCTGCTGATCAATCCAAAAAATCAGTCTCCACAACTGAAAAGTCATTCAtggaaaaaaatagttattctCAGACGGGCGTGAGAAGAGAATCTACCGATAATACCATCACTAACAAGTCAACCACGAAGACAGCCACTTCTTCTCAGATGGCCACGAGAACTGAGACTACCGACAAGACCACCACTGAACAAGCTCAATCTCAAG AGAGGCAGCGAAGAGATCAGATGGACAGCAAAACAGCTCCACAAGCGCCTGACGATTCTAAAGAACCAGCCTCATCAGATACTCAATCAAGCACTCAAACTACCAACAATTCCAAGCGCGGTACGGCAGCATTGACTAACGGAAAAACGGCAACTGAAACAATTCAAACTTCGTCACTCTCGAATGGTGAGCTAAGTAGTTACAAAACCTCAACTTCTGAAACGTCCAAAGAATCATTGTCTACTGAGAAGGCTCACTCTCAAGAAGCTCAAAAAGCTGAAAAATCTATCACCCAATCTGCAGAACCAGCCTCATCAACTGGTAAGTCAAGCCCGGAAACAAGAACCCCTTCTAAAAGGCAAGGTCAAACACCGTCTATCTCTGAGACCACTGGTACTCGTACCCAATCTGGAGTTGCTCATACTTCTGAGTCTACGCAATCACCAAACTCCGGCAATTTTGGAGCTAAAACAGATACTTCTATCGACTCGAATAGCAAGTCAGATTCACCCCTTCAGTCTTGA